Proteins encoded in a region of the Atopobium sp. oral taxon 416 genome:
- a CDS encoding nucleotidyl transferase AbiEii/AbiGii toxin family protein has product MSSSDYSPLHQRILRNFISQLNEREGEDSPFVLKGGNSLVQCYGLNRLSGDIDLDAAHEESNRRRFLSAVKAICSKNGWEYRIAKDTDTVGRVLIHYSTDEAPLKVEVSYRNRNIPENTIANVNGIRVYNIDRLAQMKCAAYSNRDRVRDLVDLCFIYQRYKDQLSDVTKQTMKTTLEYKGLDQVEYLLATQHEDVSYDDDKVIDLFLNTCDGLGLIEDRPSTHKGRPAI; this is encoded by the coding sequence ATGAGTAGTAGTGACTACTCTCCACTACATCAGCGTATACTTCGAAATTTTATCAGTCAGTTAAATGAGCGTGAAGGTGAAGATTCTCCATTTGTGTTGAAGGGAGGAAACTCTCTCGTTCAATGTTATGGCCTTAATAGACTTTCAGGAGATATCGACCTAGATGCAGCTCATGAGGAATCTAACCGTAGGCGATTTCTTAGTGCAGTAAAGGCAATCTGTAGTAAGAACGGATGGGAATACCGCATTGCAAAGGATACCGATACAGTTGGCAGAGTCCTGATTCATTATTCTACGGATGAAGCTCCTCTAAAAGTCGAGGTCTCATATAGAAACCGGAATATACCAGAAAATACAATAGCAAATGTGAACGGAATTCGTGTCTACAATATTGACCGTCTTGCACAAATGAAGTGCGCTGCTTATTCAAACAGAGATAGAGTAAGAGATCTTGTAGATCTTTGTTTTATCTATCAACGATATAAAGACCAGCTGTCTGATGTAACGAAGCAGACAATGAAAACAACTCTCGAATATAAAGGACTTGACCAGGTAGAGTACCTGTTAGCAACACAGCATGAAGATGTTTCATATGATGATGATAAGGTCATTGATCTTTTTCTCAATACCTGTGATGGTCTAGGGCTCATCGAAGATAGACCATCAACTCATAAAGGAAGACCTGCTATTTAA